The following are encoded together in the Thermomicrobiales bacterium genome:
- a CDS encoding response regulator transcription factor, protein MIDILVVDDHPIVREGLVAILEAQQDFNVIAEGNDGAEAIALYNRLKPDVVLIDLQMPNVDGVQAIQQIREGDAEAKIVVLTAYDTDERILQAVQAGARGYLLKGAPRDEIFRAIRVVHMGGSLLEPAVAGKLLSHVGGIMRGESREEELTSRELDVLKLMARGLRNKEIAAELFITERTVKFHANSIYQKLDVSGRTEAVSRAIQRGLVQV, encoded by the coding sequence ATGATCGATATCCTCGTCGTAGACGACCATCCCATCGTTCGCGAAGGGCTGGTGGCGATTCTCGAAGCCCAGCAGGATTTCAACGTCATCGCCGAGGGCAACGACGGCGCAGAAGCCATCGCGCTCTATAACCGCCTCAAGCCCGATGTCGTCCTGATCGACCTGCAGATGCCCAATGTCGATGGCGTCCAGGCGATCCAGCAGATCCGCGAAGGCGACGCCGAGGCCAAGATCGTCGTCCTGACCGCCTACGACACCGACGAGCGCATCCTGCAGGCCGTTCAGGCAGGAGCACGCGGCTACCTGCTGAAGGGCGCACCGCGCGACGAGATCTTCCGCGCCATCCGCGTCGTCCACATGGGCGGCTCGCTGCTGGAACCAGCCGTCGCCGGCAAGCTGCTCAGCCACGTCGGCGGCATCATGCGTGGCGAAAGCCGCGAGGAAGAGCTCACCTCCCGCGAGCTGGACGTGCTCAAGCTGATGGCCCGCGGCCTCCGCAACAAGGAGATCGCCGCCGAGCTCTTCATCACCGAGCGCACCGTGAAATTCCACGCCAACTCGATCTACCAGAAGCTCGACGTCAGCGGCCGCACCGAAGCCGTCTCCCGCGCCATTCAGCGCGGACTGGTGCAGGTGTAG
- a CDS encoding GAF domain-containing protein, with protein MPEHAVPPVAVGTLQTRLFAVRDAWRQLLTERCGHSSALPNELLTDFVNALAKFVATSDLTIPARLAEDWRTKVPLSIEGVAATSGALGLLGEALLNGIGPVLDENGDPIHESIATQLPPFTSIFGRALIADTEFQPSESYWYEISRRLTAERERRITQLAILNDVSTALASTLSLDELATIIHEQCGRLFDTTNFYIATLSNEPGEMRLIYHHFGGRRVDNEGEDTLRIGLTRLVIERGEPVIFDDYVAACRERGITVAPRIDQDTVWAWIGVPIIADNTIIGLMAILSDQRTFTTEDGALLAAVARQAGAAIQNARLYQAQIIQANQLIVINRIARAFATIRDPRQLVEEAARRIQSAFGYSVVMIFQANQADDQLVLQTFTGVDAADDLIGFTVRAGKDGIVGMAASARTPVVIDDVRANPNYISLGATQHIRSEIAVPLLREDRLLGVINVESPEVGAFSEQDVNVLTTIADQLAIALENAELLREEQKRRTEVSLILNASQAANSSLVLDDVLQRVASGIADATGLPSCVVYLFDEDRTRLLPSAYVARDGSQLDTARISQVIPSGESSRLLKQIAMSAREPCALEMMSCDVQDDLARVLCASAVLAVPFLVRDECLGFALVVSHDAAYHFSNHQLRVAFGIADSAALALENARLYARSHSLGMAEERIRLARDIHDGIAQGLTAISLHLEAAEQMFPGRPEKAQAKLHRALELTRANLEDARRSVLDLRASALQELTLADALQHRLGQFEKEEASGLVSTSFTTEAAGGRVSSRLELSLYRIFEEALDNVARHAHATHIGVLLRRTGEHIVLEITDNGSGFDVNGIMQNRKPGGKFGLIAIRERVRLLHGILTVDSSAAGTTLRVEVPFEAQWGTADLPTTDSAAYAHGDGSGS; from the coding sequence ATGCCAGAACATGCAGTACCACCAGTTGCGGTCGGCACACTTCAGACACGGCTGTTCGCTGTGCGCGACGCCTGGCGTCAGCTGCTCACCGAGCGCTGCGGTCATTCGTCGGCACTGCCGAACGAGCTGCTGACCGACTTTGTCAACGCGCTCGCCAAGTTCGTCGCAACGTCGGACCTCACGATCCCGGCCCGTCTGGCCGAGGACTGGCGCACCAAGGTGCCGCTCAGCATCGAAGGCGTGGCCGCCACGTCCGGCGCGCTCGGCCTGCTGGGCGAGGCCCTGCTCAACGGCATCGGCCCTGTGCTCGACGAGAATGGTGATCCCATCCACGAATCGATCGCCACGCAGCTCCCGCCGTTTACGAGCATCTTCGGGCGCGCCCTCATCGCCGATACGGAATTTCAGCCCAGCGAGTCGTACTGGTACGAGATTTCGCGGCGGCTGACTGCCGAACGCGAGCGCCGCATCACGCAGCTGGCCATCCTCAACGATGTCTCGACCGCCCTCGCCTCGACGCTTTCGCTCGACGAGTTGGCAACGATCATCCACGAGCAGTGCGGTCGCCTGTTTGACACCACGAACTTCTACATTGCCACGCTCAGTAACGAGCCAGGCGAAATGCGCCTGATCTACCACCATTTTGGCGGGCGCCGCGTCGATAACGAGGGCGAGGACACGCTCCGGATCGGTCTGACGCGCCTCGTCATCGAGCGCGGCGAGCCGGTCATCTTCGACGATTACGTCGCCGCCTGCCGTGAACGCGGCATCACCGTCGCACCACGCATCGATCAGGACACCGTCTGGGCCTGGATCGGCGTCCCGATCATCGCCGACAACACGATCATCGGCCTGATGGCGATCCTCTCCGACCAGCGGACGTTTACGACCGAAGACGGCGCGCTGCTGGCAGCAGTCGCCCGACAGGCAGGTGCAGCGATTCAGAACGCGCGGCTCTATCAGGCGCAGATCATCCAGGCCAACCAGCTCATCGTTATCAACCGCATCGCCCGCGCGTTCGCGACGATCCGCGACCCGCGGCAGCTGGTTGAGGAGGCAGCCCGCCGGATCCAGTCCGCCTTCGGCTACAGCGTGGTCATGATCTTCCAGGCCAATCAGGCCGATGACCAGCTCGTCCTGCAGACCTTCACCGGCGTTGACGCCGCAGACGATCTGATCGGCTTCACCGTCCGGGCCGGCAAGGATGGCATCGTCGGCATGGCGGCCTCGGCCCGCACGCCGGTGGTCATCGACGACGTGCGCGCGAACCCGAACTACATCTCGCTGGGAGCCACCCAGCACATCCGCTCCGAAATCGCCGTGCCGCTGCTGCGCGAGGATCGGCTGCTCGGCGTGATTAACGTCGAGTCGCCCGAAGTCGGCGCGTTCTCCGAGCAGGATGTCAACGTCCTGACGACCATCGCCGACCAACTGGCAATTGCGCTGGAAAACGCCGAGCTGCTGCGTGAGGAGCAGAAGCGCCGCACCGAGGTCTCGCTCATCCTGAACGCATCGCAGGCCGCGAACTCCTCGCTGGTGCTCGACGACGTTCTGCAGCGCGTCGCCAGCGGCATCGCCGACGCGACCGGCCTGCCGTCCTGCGTCGTCTACCTCTTCGATGAGGACCGCACCCGGCTGCTACCTTCGGCGTACGTCGCCCGCGACGGCTCGCAGCTCGACACCGCCCGCATCAGCCAGGTCATCCCCAGTGGCGAGTCATCGCGGCTGCTCAAGCAGATCGCGATGAGCGCCCGCGAACCATGCGCGCTGGAGATGATGAGCTGCGATGTGCAGGACGATCTGGCGCGCGTGCTCTGCGCGAGCGCGGTCCTGGCCGTGCCGTTCCTCGTCCGCGATGAATGCCTCGGCTTCGCGCTGGTCGTCTCGCACGACGCCGCCTACCACTTCTCGAACCACCAGCTGCGCGTCGCCTTCGGCATCGCCGACTCCGCCGCGCTGGCGCTGGAAAATGCCCGGCTCTACGCACGATCGCACTCGCTCGGCATGGCCGAGGAGCGCATTCGCCTGGCCCGCGACATTCACGACGGCATCGCCCAGGGCCTCACCGCGATCTCGCTCCACCTCGAAGCCGCCGAGCAGATGTTCCCAGGCCGCCCCGAGAAGGCGCAGGCGAAGCTGCACCGCGCGCTGGAGCTCACCCGCGCCAACCTGGAGGACGCCCGCCGCTCGGTCCTCGACCTGCGAGCGAGCGCACTGCAGGAGCTGACGCTGGCCGATGCACTCCAGCACCGGCTCGGTCAGTTCGAGAAGGAAGAAGCCAGCGGGCTGGTCAGCACCTCGTTTACCACCGAGGCGGCCGGAGGTCGCGTCTCGTCTCGCCTGGAGCTGAGCCTCTACCGCATCTTCGAGGAAGCGCTCGACAACGTCGCCCGCCACGCCCACGCGACCCACATCGGCGTCCTGCTCCGCCGCACCGGCGAGCACATCGTCCTGGAGATTACCGACAACGGCTCGGGCTTCGATGTCAACGGCATCATGCAGAACCGCAAGCCGGGCGGGAAATTCGGGCTCATCGCCATCCGCGAGCGCGTCCGCCTGCTCCACGGCATCCTGACAGTGGATTCGTCCGCCGCCGGCACAACCCTGCGCGTGGAGGTGCCGTTCGAGGCGCAGTGGGGCACGGCAGATCTCCCAACAACCGACTCCGCCGCGTATGCGCACGGTGACGGATCGGGGTCATAA